One Rosa chinensis cultivar Old Blush chromosome 5, RchiOBHm-V2, whole genome shotgun sequence genomic region harbors:
- the LOC121049206 gene encoding uncharacterized protein LOC121049206 — MECKNKVSKRKECDGKFVFNSNKKDELSKLSEHEKKQVADHGVEGQLAGEKVVQGVETSAKFALGSVDHIVALGTVMEHNDPSQLCHGYPLGDNNLRVSVSVAIEENALVPFPVGDEIRTVRQAMGSWVPWPKELVIMSPVKKPERKRKKKVVQEDELSEDEFSLQSLAASLPNSLSMLCMWGEVGFKDKKAITIQIEAEVFGRARKTFILWQDVHRIATMNELTGNCIVIYQRYLYDVLSQYKMLDMVAFVDPAMIGAIGCGKGQERSQHIKERLVSAKPGQIFMLPYNSDKHWVLTVVDPEQEIVYFMDPMKRQLPTGEWVSIVDSAISMYNAHKGRKGRSSPIWKNLSIGYSSSTEQQGVRLLCHAIHERHH, encoded by the exons ATGGAATGTAAAAACAAAGTTTCAAAGAGGAAGGAGTGTGATGGAAAATTTGTTTTCAACTCCAATAAAAAGGATGAGCTAAGCAAGTTGAGTGAGCATGAAAAGAAACAAGTGGCTGACCATGGAGTTGAGGGACAATTAGCTGGAGAGAAAGTG gTACAAGGAGTTGAGACTAGTGCCAAGTTCGCATTAGGTTCAGTTGATCATATTGTAGCTCTTGGCACTGTGATGGAACACAATGACCCCTCCCAACTTTGTCATGGTTATCCACTAGGGGATAATAATTTGCGTGTTTCAGTCTCTGTTGCAATTGAGGAGAACGCCTTAGTTCCGTTTCCTGTGGGTGATGAAATACGAACTGTTAGGCAGGCCATGGGGAGTTGGGTACCATGGCCGAAAGAGCTTGTCATAATGTCACCTGTGAAG AAAcctgagaggaagagaaaaaagaaagtggtACAGGAAGACGAACTCTCTGAGGATGAGTTTAGCCTACAATCATTGGCAGCTTCCTTACCAAATTCATTGAGCATGTTGTGCATGTGGGGTGAGGTCGGATTCAAAGATAAGAAGGCTATCACCATTCAAATTGAGGCTGAAGTGTTTGGCCGTGCACGGAAAACATTTATACTATGGCAAGATGTGCACAGAATTGCAACCATGAACGAATTAACTGGGAACTGCATAGTGATATAccagag GTACCTCTATGATGTCCTGAGTCAATATAAAATGTTggatatggttgcttttgttgaCCCTGCGATGATTGGTGCAATTGGGTGTGGGAAAGGTCAAGAAAGGTCCCAACATATAAAGGAGAGGCTGGTATCTGCAAAACCTGGACAGATTTTCATGCTACCATATAACTCAGA TAAACATTGGGTGCTGACTGTTGTGGATCCCGAAcaagaaattgtttattttatgGATCCCATGAAGAGGCAGTTACCCACCGGAGAATGGGTTTCCATTGTTGATAG TGCAATATCTATGTATAATGCACACAAGGGTAGGAAAGGCCGAAGTTCACCTATATGGAAAAATTTGTCGATAG GGTATTCCTCCTCAACTGAACAACAAGGAGTGCGGCTACTTTGTCATGCGATACATgagagacatcattga